In a genomic window of Gemmatimonadota bacterium:
- a CDS encoding SDR family oxidoreductase has translation MLRRGDQWDARGGVGTELQGKAIVVTGGSRGIGLACAAEALAQGARLLIAARAAAALERAAERLREEREGAELHTLSADVSRPDAVERLFGAAVERLGKVDGCIHAAAVLGPIGPALELEPEAWWEAVRVNLLGTFLVARAAARAMRADGGGRIVLFSGGGASGPFPRYTAYAASKVAVVRLAECLALELEPDGVAVNCLAPGFVATRLHDETLAAGERAGADYLRYTREQLEEGGVPVELSARAAVFLVSEQARGINGKLVSAPWDRWWEWPSRLEELAGSDLFTLRRIVPRDRGRDWQ, from the coding sequence TCGTCGTCACGGGTGGGAGCAGAGGAATCGGCCTGGCCTGTGCCGCCGAAGCTCTTGCTCAGGGGGCTCGCCTGCTCATCGCGGCGCGCGCCGCGGCGGCGCTCGAGCGCGCCGCTGAGCGCCTGCGTGAGGAGCGGGAAGGGGCGGAGCTTCACACGCTGAGCGCCGATGTCAGCCGGCCCGACGCCGTCGAGAGACTCTTCGGCGCAGCGGTCGAGCGCCTGGGGAAGGTGGACGGCTGCATTCACGCCGCGGCCGTGCTGGGCCCTATCGGCCCGGCGCTCGAGCTGGAGCCGGAGGCGTGGTGGGAAGCCGTGCGGGTCAACCTGTTGGGCACCTTTCTGGTCGCGCGGGCGGCAGCCCGCGCGATGCGGGCGGATGGCGGCGGGCGGATCGTGCTCTTTTCCGGCGGCGGGGCGAGTGGGCCGTTCCCGCGCTACACCGCTTACGCTGCCAGCAAAGTCGCGGTCGTCCGCCTCGCCGAGTGCCTGGCGCTCGAGCTGGAGCCGGATGGTGTCGCCGTGAACTGCCTGGCGCCCGGTTTCGTGGCGACTCGCCTGCACGACGAAACGCTGGCCGCAGGGGAGCGGGCAGGTGCCGACTACCTGCGCTACACCCGGGAGCAACTGGAAGAGGGGGGCGTCCCGGTCGAGCTGAGCGCGCGGGCGGCCGTCTTCCTGGTTTCAGAGCAGGCGCGCGGCATCAACGGCAAACTCGTCTCGGCGCCATGGGACCGATGGTGGGAATGGCCTTCTCGCCTCGAGGAGCTCGCGGGCAGCGACCTGTTCACGCTGCGCCGCATCGTGCCGCGAGACCGCGGCCGGGATTGGCAGTAG